TATGGAAGGGTTCACGGGAGGTAACTTCTCGCCAAGCCCGTGCAGGAATTTGATGGCTCACCCTGCCTCTCTTGCTCCCAGCGCTGCTTATCCGTCAAGCGAAGCGGTTGCCTCTGGAGCGGGTGAGCCTGGGAAGCAATGCAGCCCCTGCTCAGCCGTCCAGGGTTCAGCCAGCGCTGCAATTTCCTACGGATATTTTGGTGGCGGTGGATACTATCCTTGCCGAATGTCCCATCACCATGGGGGCGGTGGAGGTGTGAAGACATGCGCCCAGTCCCCCGCTTCTGCCTCACCTTACGGGGAAAAATACATAGATACGTCCGCTTCTACAGGTGAAGATTACACGTCCTCGCGCGCCAAAGAGTTTGCCTTCTACTCGAGCTACGCCTCGAGCCCGTATCAGCCAGTTCCGAGCTATCTGGATGTGCCTGTAGTCCAGGCTATGAGCGGGCCTGAGCCCCGGCATGAGTCCTTATTACCAATGGAGAGTTACCAACCGTGGGCTATCACAGCCAGTGGCTGGAACGGGCAGGTCTACTGCACCAAAGAGCAGCCACATACGGGAAACGTGTGGAAGTCTCCAATACCAGGTGAGGTTAATGTCAGAataagaagggaaaaaaaatccctAGTATTAATGCATTTCTTCTTCAAATCAATATGATCATGTTGAGTGTATAACAAAACACGCTTAAACATAATCggataattttattgtaatttgtatCTTCAGAGGGAGTGTCTCACGGAGGGGCAGACGGTAGCTCTTTTCGCCGCGGGAGGAAGAAACGTGTTCCATACACCAAGGTGCAGCTGAAGGAGCTTGAAAGGGAGTATGCCGCAAACAAGTTTATCACCAAGGACAAACGCAGGCGGATATCCGCTCAGACCAACTTGTCTGAACGACAGGTTACTATATGGTTCCAGAACCGACGGGTAAAGGAGAAAAAAGTCGTCAACAAATTAAAAAGCAACAGTTAGCTTTgctctgtgtaaatgcatttggacaactttaaacaGCGATAGCCCACACACACTCAAGGCTATGAAATTATAGACGTTTTAACGAAGATTTGTTTTCCTTGGACTACCGCTTCGAAGTGACCACTTTGGATCGGACAGGGTTGATGGTGACGCGGTGCGTCATTTCTGGTCTGCAAACGGTGTATATGGCCACATTCCCAACTCGGGAATAAGATAAATTTGTCTGTTGAGATTATTTTCTGTTCAACAAAATATCTAGTGGAGAGAAATACATTGGATATTGATACTGCAACTCTTTACAGTGTGGTACGACTTTTCTTTCATCACATCCAGTGTCGATTAAACTTGAAAATATGCTTTGCTTGAAATCTCAAGTTCATGAAATTCCGTCTAAAGCTGGGGAATATCAGGAATGGAGCCTCTATTTTATTAAGG
The Cyprinus carpio isolate SPL01 chromosome A19, ASM1834038v1, whole genome shotgun sequence genome window above contains:
- the LOC109053200 gene encoding homeobox protein Hox-A13a-like, whose translation is MTTSLLLRPRWIDPVMFLYDNGGGLDDTGKNMEGFTGGNFSPSPCRNLMAHPASLAPSAAYPSSEAVASGAGEPGKQCSPCSAVQGSASAAISYGYFGGGGYYPCRMSHHHGGGGGVKTCAQSPASASPYGEKYIDTSASTGEDYTSSRAKEFAFYSSYASSPYQPVPSYLDVPVVQAMSGPEPRHESLLPMESYQPWAITASGWNGQVYCTKEQPHTGNVWKSPIPEGVSHGGADGSSFRRGRKKRVPYTKVQLKELEREYAANKFITKDKRRRISAQTNLSERQVTIWFQNRRVKEKKVVNKLKSNS